One Anguilla rostrata isolate EN2019 chromosome 15, ASM1855537v3, whole genome shotgun sequence genomic window carries:
- the LOC135241051 gene encoding NXPE family member 4-like produces MEFIKLMDQPEESATDPPSTEVHSFGTQQCKYSRKKFICISLCAIGVLFMYLSRLYKRTSIWEQSKTTHKEMTVDEVIFSLSWPPSTSNFSSFKNSTSAQHSEVRLEQSRAQYCVGDTLNVLVEMRNYSGHPKSYGGDFILARIYTPKLQAFASGDVTDLLNGSYRVRFRLFWPGEVHVSVRLIHSSEAVRVLQKDWMQDYSKAMHKGTFISGKKRETSQCALRLSPDRPLCEYRKKEDGEYYACYKPQTLPCDSLTITKSYIPPGPHLTEEEVQLLARKNTGIEIKNSFKPVTVVGCTDATHRPTEKCVAGMNSPFPGGYFYSNRWSSSICQIGPFLGEEAITRCLKGKTLYLLGDSTLRQWIEYLGRKLKGLRYIEKGDDSKLAADVHNNITVRWARHSHPWIGFRAANIKATIPLPEILDRIAVGSGQDDVILVIGIGQHFRPYPPEVFIRRLRNVRRAILRLHARSPQTTVVIKLENSRELESKMTQFSNWYGYMQNLAQRKVFEDMKVGLVDAWDMTVAANTFAVHPNGVVVSNELALALSFACHEA; encoded by the exons ATGGAATTTATTAAACTCATGGACCAACCTGAGGAG AGCGCAACAGACCCTCCATCAACTGAAGTACATTCTTTTGGAACACAGCAATGCAAATATTCAAGAAAGAAGTTCATATGCATTTCTCTGTGTGCCATAGGTGTTTTGTTTATGTATCTTTCCAGACTATACAAACGGACATCAATATGG GAGCAATCCAAGACCACTCATAAAGAAATGACCGTAGATGAAGTAATATTCTCATTATCATGGCCTCCCTCAACTTCCAACTTCTCCTCTTTCAAGAACTCCACCAGTGCTCAGCACAGTGAGGTCAGGCTAGAGCAGTCTAGGGCTCAGTACTGCGTGGGGGATACACTGAATGTGCTGGTGGAGATGAGGAACTATTCAGGGCATCCAAAATCCTATGGAGGAGACTTCATCCTGGCCCGGATCTACACTCCAAAGCTCCAGGCATTTGCCTCAGGAGACGTTACTGACCTCCTCAACGGCTCCTACCGTGTGCGTTTCCGCTTGTTTTGGCCTGGCGAGGTGCACGTCTCTGTGCGTCTGATCCACTCCTCTGAGGCAGTTAGGGTCCTCCAGAAAGACTGGATGCAGGACTATAGTAAGGCTATGCACAAGGGAACCTTCATCAGtgggaaaaagagggagacGTCTCAGTGCGCCCTCCGGCTGAGCCCAGACAGGCCCCTGTGTGAGTACAGGAAGAAGGAGGATGGAGAATATTACGCCTGCTACAAGCCCCAGACCCTTCCCTGCGACTCTCTGACTATTACAAAGTCCTACATTCCCCCAGGTCCTCATCTCACAGAGGAGGAAGTTCAGCTCTTAGCCAG gaaaaatactggaatagaaataaaaaacagcttCAAGCCTGTGACAGTCGTTGGTTGTACTG atgCAACCCACAGACCAACTGAAAAGTGTGTGGCTGGAATGAATTCCCCTTTTCCTGGGGGATATTTCTATTCAAACAGGTGGTCTTCTTCCATTTGTCAGATAGGCCCCTTCCTCGGTGAAGAGGCCATTACCAGATGTTTAAAGGGAAAGACTCTCTACCTATTAGGTGACTCCACTCTGCGCCAGTGGATAGAGTATTTGGGAAGAAAGCTGAAAG GCCTGAGATACATAGAAAAAGGAGATGATTCAAAGTTGGCTGCTGATGTCCATAACAACATCACTGTCCGGTGGGCAAGGCATTCTCATCCCTGGATTGGCTTTCGCGCAGCCAACATAAAGGCAACAATCCCCCTTCCTGAAATACTGGACAGGATAGCTGTTGGTAGTGGGCAGGACGACGTGATATTGGTCATTGGAATTGGCCAGCATTTCCGGCCCTACCCCCCAGAAGTCTTTATCCGAAGGCTACGAAATGTCCGCCGGGCAATCCTACGGTTACATGCTCGTAGCCCACAGACAACTGTTGTTATAAAGCTGGAGAACAGCAGGGAACTGGAGTCAAAGATGACACAATTCAGTAACTGGTATGGCTACATGCAGAACCTGGCTCAGAGAAAGGTGTTTGAGGACATGAAAGTCGGTTTGGTAGATGCCTGGGACATGACTGTGGCCGCCAACACTTTTGCCGTCCACCCGAATGGAGTCGTTGTATCTAATGAGCTGGCTCTGGCCCTGTCATTCGCCTGTCATGAGGCATAG